In Acipenser ruthenus chromosome 1, fAciRut3.2 maternal haplotype, whole genome shotgun sequence, the genomic stretch CTATAAGTCAGCTCTTTAAACTACAATCAGTTAAAAGCTCTTACTTGTCTCATATTGGATTTCACTAGCAATAAACACTTCACAATAAACTATGGCTCCTCACTGTAATGTAATAAAGGGATTATCACTGTAGTCCAAAAACTTTACTTCAATACAGGAAGTACATGTTCTACTCACCTATCGCTCTGAGTTGTCCAAGAAGCTGTGTCCTCATCCCTATGATAATCTCCATGGTGGCTTGGGACAAAAAGTTCTTCTCACAGAATACTCTTTCCCAGCCATCACTGCGAGCTTTCTGCCATGCCTAACAATCAGAAAGAATTCAATGAATGCAATTAAAACATGTCAGGACTTAGGTTTCAGCTGAGGAACTAGCCAAACCAACAtaccaaaagtaaaataataaaactatcaAGAAAAAACACAGAATACCTGTCCCCTAGAGTAGCTCATTATAACAAGACAATTCAGAGTCAGAGCTGTAATTAAAGGTCATACAGTACCTGAAAAGCTCGAAGGAGAGCCATATGGTCACTGAAGGTCCCTGCAGTGAAACGCTTCCTGCATAGCATTGCTGCCCTCTTCTGTGCAGCCTGTACCGGCAGAACAAAGGGATCTCTGTAGGCCAGCGTGCAGGCTATGGTGAGAATAGGATCAAGACACTTGAGGACCACAGCACACAGCACCATCTTTCCAAAGTGGGGTTCGACGGGGAGATCAGCTAGGTGGTATCCCAGTTCCGTCAAGTCTTCCCAGGGGTCCATGGCATCAATTGTCTAGATAGTGAGAACAGAATTTGAATGACACTTTTAAATAGTGAGATAGTAAAAGGAATCTGACTCGCCCTGTGCATTGTGAAAACCGTAAAGGTACCTTGAGCATCTGCACAGCGTTTCTGACAATCAAAGCCGGTGGTGGCTCAGGTGCTTTGGCAAGGAAGTCGGCTATTGGACAGGTGATGGGAGCCAGCAGTTTAGTGTGCAGACACAGTTCCTGTGAAAGTACAGTTAAAGGAAATATGCATCATGCAAAAGTAGTATTGGCAACAGTTCTCTTTTATGTGCTTTTTCACTTTTTATCAAAACGGTACATTTGTACCCTTTATTTGACCTATTTTCAATCCGATACTTGCAATACTCCCTTTAACAAACAAACTAAGTCCCTTTAATAATCAAACTGTAACAGATATACTACAGCAGATATGCCAACAAGAAAACTTCAACTATTTAGCCCTATCAAATAGCGTTTTTATGTAAGACTGACTAAAAGAGTAAGTGAGGAACCTACAAAATactatttttataaatatttccaGTGGCAAGATGAGGAAGTGAGAAATGAGAAGCAATTTCtcgtgtttctttttaaaattattcttttttaGTACTCTTGAAATCAGAAACaaaatctaatttattttgtcattttgcTTGCAAGAGACCAGGAGGTACAGGAACCAAAATCCTAAATAAACCAGCTAAAGAATTTGAAAACAAGAGAATTCCAGATTCCTCTCTCTTACCATAAGACACACAATTGTATTATAAGGTATAAAAGGTAAAAAGTAAAGAAAGATAAGAACATCTACCTGAAGAGGCATCCGGAGAAGCTCTGGAATCTGGAACTCCAACATGTTTTTGAATCGTAATCTGCTGAACAGGTGGAAACATACACCTGGTCTACAGCGACCGGCTCTggaagaaacaaagaaaacatgtaaAGTATACAGAGCAAACAACAAGAAAATTACTAAATGACTGCTTTTCTCATTCTCAAATGTGTGTATTACAGGAATTACAAACCTGATGAACCTTGCaccattttatattaaattacaAAGCTCTGCAGTGTACACAGAAACGTATAATATTTTTAAAGGAATTTCTCCTTAACTAGATAATAATATTTTTGTGAAcgaaaactgtttattttcttgtaGCATATTAGTGCATTAAACCACTGTGCCacttacaaacttttttttttaaatgctggcaACTTTAtcttgccagaaatatattaaaagcagTTTACCTTCCTTTTCTCTGGATTGCACTTGCCTTTGAAATCCACACCATTTTTAACATTGTCACGTGGTTGAGAGCATCAAAGGACTTCTGCAACACAAATGATTTTAAGTAAAGATTAAATGAGATTTCACTGCCAGAGCACACACAAGAGAGACTTTTGATCGAAGCTGATGAAACATACCTCTTTAACTTTGCCAGCATTAATAACAAAGACAACATCATTGACAGTGATGCTGGTTTCTGCAATATTGGTTGAAAGAATCTGAAATAAGAAAAGAACAAATTAAGTGAGCCCTCCAGATGAGTAAGTGCTTTCTACTGTTCAATCACAATATACTTACTACTTTACGAATGCCAGCAGGTGAGGTTTTAAGCACTTTCTTTTGATCAGATGTCTGCATGTTCGAGTGGAGTGTAAAAACCTGATACCTGAAATAAAAAAGTGTTGTCAAAAGGGGtcaagtataaaaaaacaaccaatCTTAGAATAAAGGTAGGAGCAGATACAGAAAGAGCTATTCATTTCACATTCCAAGTCATTTATTTTAAGCTGTGTGACATCAACATTGTTCTTTTTACAAAAACACTCTCTCCAAGTGGAAGGATAACCTGAAGCCAAAACAAAGGAGTTAATTGCCAAATTTCATTAATGAATTGTAGTTAGAGGCAGAAATTAAGGTACCAGATCAGGATCCCCAGACATACAACCAACTTTTTCTAAGTCTACTATATTAAAATATTTGGACTGAAATGTCAgcttttaaaaaattaattaatttctcCCTTCTagaactaaaaaataaatgtttacataaAATGTGACTGAAAATAAATAGGGcttctttttttcagtgtttcttcattttatttttcggtgcttattttgagctctTTTCAAGTTacatgtaaatcgtttttttttccgGGGCTTCtgcattttatatactgtatgaaattagtgttttccgttactttccaaaatgcttgtgtgtttttttttctgtcaaaatatataccgatttcattttttttttgcatcgggtgtgttttattgggttttaccggttaaaactgaaaatcagaagccctaaaaaTAACTTAAACCACCCTGGAATGTGGTTTAAATTACACCAAAAAACATATGTTTTATCCCATTTATCAATAATCTTACTATCGTTCCATGCCCTTACCTCTGTGTGTAATCTGAAAATCTTTTATCATCGTATAGGATACGATCTCGAAGTGTTACTATTTCATCATATCCAGGCAAGAAAATTAAAACTGCACCTAAATCAATGTATAAACAAGAAGACATGAAAACAGTGTGTGTGCTGCACCCTGACTGTACACACAGCAAAATCATTGGGGTTCTCAAAGTTAATTCATgttatttcagtttaaaaaaatatatagatcatCAGAATTATTTCTATTTCACATAAGccatgaatacattttttgcATTCCCAGTATTTCCTTTTAACATCACATTTTAATATCTTCAGTTGACCAgttttcaatgaaaaaaacaaaatgtgatatTCACTAGTGAATATTAATGTACCGAAATTAGTGATGTGCAATTCAACCATTCTTTAGTAAAGGAATGATACTATGAAATAGACATTTTCTGGGCAATAGTAGAGCTACCCTTCCTCTGTTATATGGTTCTCTAAAAAAACATTAGTAAAATGCAATGAATCGTCACGTAAAACTACTTAAAATGATGAGCAAGGaatttacatgtttatttaaaaatcagcaGGAATGGTACTGCCTATGAACGTCTATATTCAATATACAGTACGCACTGTGACACAGGAGATTCTGAAGGTCTTGAAACAAGAAGTGTCTAACTTCTAAGTTCATCTTAAGACATTAAACCTTAATTAAGTTAGATTGACCTCTAAAGGTTGTATTGATTAACTGACAaccttgaacaaaacaaaaaggagcaGGGAATGTGGGTTGTTTACCATCATCAGAGCTCTGACATATGTTATAAAGGAGATGCATGATCAGGTCCAGATCCACTTTCTCATCGTCGAAGCTGTGATGGTAAGCCTTCAGGAGCTCTCTGTCCTCAGCACTCAGCTCTCCACTCTCACTCTGGACCAGGGAGCTTTCATCCAGATGCCCAGCCTCTAATGATGAGCTGCACAGTCACAAGATAAATATTTGTAATAACCCTGTACTGAACTGTATCGGACGATAGCCAAATGGCACCTTGACCGATGTAAATCGGTACATTTTACAGTGTCAATACTGACAACTCCAGTATGGTAGAAACTGTTCTTCTGATGCATCCTTATATTTAGCTCTCTACTACATAATTTACATTGATACTAGTAGCTCTACTGCATCACAGATCCCCTAAAATAAGTATACcgttttataacacactgactgcAATCTATCACTTTATATATATCACATTTACACTTCTATTAAAAACACCCCATTAGCTTGCTCTCACTTTCCCTGGCTTCCCCTCCTTCTCATCAGATTATCATCTATCATCAGGGCATATCCAATAATACTGCAGCTGTTTTTTCTACTTACATGTATGATTCAAGCAGATCCACTACCTCGGCCTGGTTGAAGTGCTTAGCCCAGTCTAATGCTGTCCTATGGGATTATGAGAAAGTCAGTGAGAAAGGAAAGTAGTTATCTGAAATTCCTTGATGCAAAAATTACTGTgtgaatattttcaaagtgtttcctccagtctttaattaattcCTATCTTTTTCTAAAGTAGAAAAGTCCATGTTTTGTGACAAAACAGAGAACCAAACAACTCAGAAGTGCTCAAGAATTATATTACTTACTTGGTTGGTTCTATCTCCTTtccaaaaataggagttaataaaAGACTAAGTAACGCTTCATTGTGTTCTATAGTGTAATAATTTAAGCAAACTCAATCTTAGTTTATTATCACTTAATTccaacatattttaataaactcCCTAAAAGGTCTGGTAGCATGACATTTTTGTGGACCTTTATGAATTTAATACAGAGGAGCTGTATTCTGACTCACAATAGGATTTACAATATAGGCTTGCATGCACAAAAGTTTAACATTTACCACACTCAAATTGACTAGGACATAGAAACTGGTTTAAAACGACAAAACTAATGGTAACACCTATTTAAGAATTTGACattgcatactgtacatattaaaatgtaactttccaaaTTCAATTTCTGATTGTAATATCAGCTTATGTAATGGAACACTATCCTTACCAGCTATTGGATGCTTTGAAATTCACATTGGCACCCATGCTGAGGAGCTGTTCCACTTGACTAAGGAATCCTCTGCCTGCCGCCACCATCAGTGGTGTTACACTGGTTTCCCTGTGTCTGTAATCAActagaataaagaaaaaaaaaattggaatggGTACATGCCTTGTCATTGATGTCATTCTCTCTATGAAgtagggctgcaatgaagggtacattttgatctacgaaggtttggaacacattaccgaaggaaggttcgaaccttcgatggtactaatttgcataatttactggtgacgtcaccatagctacttgtttatatttgattttaaattCTATTACtttaatccatataaatggaatacaacattcaaatgcagtttaaaaaatgttatatagaacagtaatcatgtttttataatttaaataaaaataaaaatacacattgtttatttacacgtagaTGCtataagcttgcattgcagcagcacgaactgcagcggacttaggcaaagcaatgctttatttaacagtcaccgttccaagctggttatcagtcacagtcacattttactactattaaaaatattaataacactaataatatgAACTTCCGCTTGTCAAGTGCccccggagattggttgtgcctccatgatacatcaacagtcgcttgcacagtttgcattcacttttttttttttggtgggctgggcatttaacaaaaaaatcccaaacagcagcggggtttcaagacatttttttcaatacagcttacgctatacaacgctttgctgtcgagatggcaaataaaaaaaactaaaggtttgggggggggggggggggcggatggtgctcagttttcaaaattaaaattatagTGTTAGTGTGAATTTTTGGCTTCTCTTATTGAAATTGTTAAGTCCATGCAGtccataatattaaaaaaaaaaatcagtattttaAATGCTAGAAGAGTAAGAAATATACTAGTTGTCAGATATCATTACAGaaacaaacttgttaaaactTTTACACCTGCCCCTTTGTTAATATAAATGAAAAGGTACTGCTTTGGTAATTTCAATACATTTCTATTAAAATGTATAACACCAATATTAAGAAATGATGTTTCTACAATACCCTTTGAATTCTCTTTGAACAAACAGGGCATGTACACAAGATAATTCATAAGTGACATTTTTCAGTTATAGATTTTACTAATAAAGACAGAGTAGGCACTGCTTTAAAAAGTTTTGGAATACAGAGGCACATCTAACAGGTTTTATCACTTGTATTCAAACcaggcattttaaaatgtaacaagtttgGTTTAAAGGTATAGTGCCCCATAcggttaaaaaatatttgttacatGTGTAAGTAGTTGTTACCCTAAGAGCCCACTATGAAACCCTCTAAACTACTGCTGTTTCCAGTAAATAATTATGATGTTAACTTACCGCTGACATTTTCACTTAAAATGAGGTTAAACAGCTGGACAAAAGCATCAGCATCTTGATTGAGGAAGATGTCAGAGATGCAGGAATCCATTTCCTTTAGTAGCCAAGGCTCCAGGGAGTTCACATCTTTCTCAcactaattaaattaataaaaaaaaaataagagagcTATAGTcaaataagacttttttttttttttttactacaaaaagtggtataaaatattatatatattatttttgaatCTATTCAGGAAATGAAAACAAGAGTAAGAAACATGAAACACTTATCAGAGCAAAACCTGGAAAGTGCAACCATACAAGTCTTATTAAGAAGCAGAGCACTGAGTTTTACGTGTCTAACCAGACATCACTGCACTGCACACCTTTTGGTATGGAAACACATCACCCAGGATCATGAaaggtttatctttttttttttcttgtttaaactCCACTGGAGTTCAAAAGGAACTTGCTTTACCAGTTGACTAAAAACACTGTCTCCACCATCATCAAGCAGGTAATTCTCTTCTACTGGGCAGGAGGTGGTTCTTTCCCTCTGTTGCTCTGGCCTGGTGATGCTGTCCTTAACCTTGCACCACTCAGTAAGTGATGTCTGTTGTTTTTCCTCTGTAAAATGAAAACTTAAAATGAAATCTTACCCCCTGGTTGTGAAATCATGGTGATGGAAAcattacaaaatgaaatgaaTGATATTTACTGCCTGTATTATTTTTGGTTGTTTGCTATACAAACACTAAAAAGACATGCATTAATTTGCCCCTCACTTTAACTGCAAATGAAGGAAATGGAGTATGAGATGTTTTATTTTACACCCTGGAATGCACATTCAACTAGAAATATGTGATTCTCTAGTGTATGTTCAGAAATGTATCCCTTGTTGCAATGGTGTTTTCCACTGTTACCAAAAAGCTTTCTCTATATGTCCAGCAATCAGAATTCCCTTTGGATTAAATTAGAATTTTGGCGCAGTTATCTTaattgcagcttttaaaaagtgccaAACTCCATACCAGACAACAACTGCGAAAAAAACAACTTGCGTTGTTTGGAATTTTATGCACAttagcattaaataattgcacacggttatgatcatttttgttttttggtactTTATAAATGCTGTGtcacaattaaaatgaaatcccAGTGATAATCAGCTGTTTTATTGTATGCAAAGATCTTATTCAGGCAGAACTTTGCACTTCAGTTATTCATGGGATTGTGATGGTGCTCAGTCACAGTCTAGGAAACCTTTTTCAAAGCAAATGGTAAACttcaacacttttttaaaaagtatttttttttacctttttgctTCTCCTTCTTGTATTTCATCATATCTTTGTTTGTGTAACCTGTTGTCCTTAAGATGTCTTCCAGAAATAGTTCCTTTACTTCAAATGGTCTCCCCGGGACTGAAATAATTAAATACGTGACAAACATAACAAcgtaaaacatttttcaaaagatTCAATTGGAATatacttttattatatattaaatatataagaaATATGTAGTTATACAAACTACAAAAGGGTGTACAGTTAGTTTGAGTCAGATTGAAGGCTCAATACACTTGTTTGTGTTTAACCCcatatttaatttactgtatttacaaatggTGTATTTGGCACATAAGGCACTTTCATCTTGTTAATATGTTCACTTACTGTAAATAACTGGGCAGGAGCCAAAGTATCTTATAAACAGATTAACATCAAGAGCAGCACTCGAAAGAATGAGCTTCAAAGATGAGTGGTTCTGCAACATATCTCTTATTTTTATCAGCAGGAAATCACTTAGTCCATCTCTCTCATGCACTTCATCCTATCACAGAGAAGACAAAGGGAATGCATTACATCACTAGCATGCAGTAAGAAAAATGTTATCACATTATTAATGTACAAAGGCTTGGTTAATAGAATCATAGACTACAACTGTGTACCAAAAGTGAGACGACACTATCTTAAAGTGTGTGATCTATATCATTGATATAGCCATAAAATATACTTATAAAAGGAAACAACAATTCTTACTATGTATCTGATGGATTCAATTTCTCACATACTCCCTGACTGTGCTTGTCTTGCCTTGGGCTCACTCATCTAACAAAGCTACATTTTTGCCTTGCTGTAACCTCATAtcaatttaaaacagtatttaatttaaacatttagtCATCAGTATTCCATGAAAATAATAGTATTACGCTTTATATTTTTTCTTACCACAATTACATGTGTAACAGTTGAAAGGGTGGCATCCCCTGCCATCAGAGTTCGCAGAAGTACTCCACAAGTGCAGAAGGTTAGCAGTGTCTTTGGAGAAACTCTGTAGTGAAATTATTTGCAAATGTCACACCGGGAAAAGTCAGCCAAGAACGTGTGTGAACTGTTAACTATGAAACTGGGTGTTTATTAGCAATTCAATTGCTCATGCTTGTTTGGTACAGTTGCGAAGCATGTCTTCCCCTAACGTGCCGTAAGCCACGGCAGCCCCAGCTGCCCAAAGTGATGACGATGCGTCTGTTTACCTTTTAAATTTGCTTTCCAGACTGTCCGACCTGGTAAATACTTGCCAATTTTAACAAACATTCTCTGCATTACTGACATGCCCTATTCAGGGTGGATTCAATCAACACAGGATATCTGAGCATGGAATTCAAGAGGTCTTCATGTGCGGTCATAAAAGCAGGGGTTGTGTGAAGTTGCAGAAGAGAAAGCGATGCCTTGTTTGTATTGAATTATATTTCTCAGCGGGCTGTCCGTTAGGCAGAGGAGGTTTTATGCAGTGAACTTTAGTCTGGTCTTGAATTGCTCTAAATACTATTTCCTATACTTTTTGGAGAGGAAATCTACACATTGGCACTGGGTACAACAACAATCAACAGAATTGAATTCCTAGAATTTCAAAATGCTCTCACCTGCTTTCCAGTCTTATCTGGTAGCCAATTGTCTGGCCAATCTTTTCCCCTCTCTCCGCAGCAACTCGTTCAGCCACAGCAATGGCTGCTAGCCTCCTTGGCTGAGTACAGAATATACGACATGGATTTCCATTCATGTAAGAATCATCAAGAAGAAACTGAGGT encodes the following:
- the LOC117973225 gene encoding 3'-5' RNA helicase YTHDC2-like; the encoded protein is MSRPSSVSPRPGMSQSSQSGSSRARGLKDIRIDEEVKIAVNIALDRFRYSDQKEMEFPSSLTSTERAFIHRLAQSLGLISKSRGKGTTRFLTIKKKDGSEAAQSVMNFNLSHNTKHVVRSLLQRFPVTNKERTELLPKTERGSSLALEAESVRDKNRTSGRLNNGIPQVPPRRGESDLDSFRRTLPVYERREEIVKIIKENRVVLVVGETGSGKTTQVPQFLLDDSYMNGNPCRIFCTQPRRLAAIAVAERVAAERGEKIGQTIGYQIRLESRVSPKTLLTFCTCGVLLRTLMAGDATLSTVTHVIVDEVHERDGLSDFLLIKIRDMLQNHSSLKLILSSAALDVNLFIRYFGSCPVIYIPGRPFEVKELFLEDILRTTGYTNKDMMKYKKEKQKEEKQQTSLTEWCKVKDSITRPEQQRERTTSCPVEENYLLDDGGDSVFSQLCEKDVNSLEPWLLKEMDSCISDIFLNQDADAFVQLFNLILSENVSVDYRHRETSVTPLMVAAGRGFLSQVEQLLSMGANVNFKASNSWTALDWAKHFNQAEVVDLLESYISSLEAGHLDESSLVQSESGELSAEDRELLKAYHHSFDDEKVDLDLIMHLLYNICQSSDDGAVLIFLPGYDEIVTLRDRILYDDKRFSDYTQRYQVFTLHSNMQTSDQKKVLKTSPAGIRKVILSTNIAETSITVNDVVFVINAGKVKEKSFDALNHVTMLKMVWISKASAIQRKGRAGRCRPGVCFHLFSRLRFKNMLEFQIPELLRMPLQELCLHTKLLAPITCPIADFLAKAPEPPPALIVRNAVQMLKTIDAMDPWEDLTELGYHLADLPVEPHFGKMVLCAVVLKCLDPILTIACTLAYRDPFVLPVQAAQKRAAMLCRKRFTAGTFSDHMALLRAFQAWQKARSDGWERVFCEKNFLSQATMEIIIGMRTQLLGQLRAIGFVRARGGGDIRDVNLNSENWAVVKAALVAGMYPNLIHVDRENVMLMGSKEKKVRFHPNSVLSQPLYKKIPPANGQAAAVQSLPTDWLIYDEMTRAHRIASIRCCSVVTPFTVAIFGGSAKLPSTALQEPSMQRVDGVNDSSDSEMEDRSTANMATLKIDEWLNFKLERETANLVFHLRQKWHSLFLRRIRAPSKPWSQVDEATMRALVSVLITEEHVAGLQQPTGIGQRPRPMSSEEPPQLSSWRATNSRESSADTEFSNETSNVERAQVMSPSPAFSQPKGYKDRGILHPKKCSGDRSNQSSVKTTDSNSYPSPCASPSPPSSGKCSKSSSPRPNTPVRYFIMKSSNLRNIEISQQKGIWSTTPSNELKLNRSFLESSIVFLVFSVQGSGHFQGYASMSSEIGHERSLEWGSTGLGGVFKVEWIKKESLPFQHAHQLLNPWNDNKKVQISRDGQELEPQVGGQLLQLWERTSLIGKPLQIDTRLGVLGEPL